The Musa acuminata AAA Group cultivar baxijiao chromosome BXJ2-5, Cavendish_Baxijiao_AAA, whole genome shotgun sequence genomic interval atgctttcctgacatcctctcttgctgaaatcagcatatatttaagatacgataTCTGTGGatgcttgtccatatcgaccttacgaaGGACAATATAAAATagttccacaccttttatgatttctgctatagtctcccaaaatctagaggaaagaatagccttttctatcttctttccatcgctcaatttcgaatatatggattcagaccactcttgtgagctagccattgccttcaagccatgccttttttgttgtaatgactttaatgcaataaaattggtagaaAACCGAGTAATTCCAAGTCGAAGTATTTCAcagtttacatacttttgcattaatgcatggacccaatgatgattatatataaactttgtaattgattgtgctcgagctacacatttctTGACCGTATCCAACTCTCCAATATCCTttagcattagatctatgcaatgagctgcacatggagtccaaaacaaagtttttctttttactatcaattgcaaaccgacctttttgaaattcgctccattgtcggttattatttggacaacatactgtggtccaatctcctctaccatagtgtccatcaagctctcaatgtagtttgcatcttggatcttttcagaagcattaacggacttatgaaacaccactcttctattgcaataaacaagaaagttgatgatactcattcttgttggtcctgtccaactgtcatacatcaatgtcaccccatattcgtcccattgcctcttgaaggatttgatccaatcctttagttctgccacctcctcatctaagtacacgccgtAAATCTctttcggtgttggaggttggatccccgtgccagacttttgaatagaagagaccatgctctgaaagttgaaccattttgagattgccttcctaatatccctttttttttcttttgtgtatgcatcaTCAATCCGTGTttgtttcgctgtttgtgggggataggcttgcggatcaatatcaacaatatctggtgcggacctcctgccaagacctctcataaaaccacagAGTCCACCATACCTTATGCTACTAGTTCGACCTAACTgaggagcagttggttgcctcatgctggttgacctctggattccactgccactgccatgctccaattatgagtcaggtcgtcgatgcctcattgcttcatcgaccgtatactgatgctccaatgatgcacgaatcccaactGTGAGATCTGGGTCGACTTCATCGCCTCAATCCTCAtactcatactgatcataaactggttcctgtgtagctctatgatattcttcctcaactcttgccttcttttttaatgtatcttcctttgcttgtttaagcttgctttgaaataatttatagatctccgttggaacatttttgcattttgcaacatcaggatacccaCCAGCCAAATGCGATTTCACTCGTGTTATTCTTCCACCCTTGCCAATGtattcacaataaatacattgccaatgatgatggtttccatctagctttctggcatgaacccatgcatcatcatgtggctgttcctttggtgccatgatcctaccaaatttaaatcaaataaactataaagtataaacatattaaattaaccaaatatcgatcataaatcactaatcgcaacattaagtaattttattaaaacataactaatcatattttatcatcataaatatgttacatacataaaagaagtattaaaatcattagatacattaattatgcgattaacatagttaatttttcactaattacttctctttcaacactataaacatgacaaacaccctaataggtattaaagatattggattgacataaaatcgaacaaatttcgattaaatcatcattaaaataactaatcgcggtattaaataactttaataaaacataattaaacttattttaccatcatatatatgttgaacacataaaagaaacattaaatatgtaattttaatccaatatgattcaaattatgataaaatcatcatttatctacactaattatacgattaatataactaatttttcactaattacttctttttcaccactataaacatgacaaataccctaataggtattaaaggcattgaattgatataaaatcgaataaatttcgattaaatcatcattaaaatgactattctcagcattaaataactttaataaaacttattttactatcataaatattattcaatatttactatgtatgaaacacactaatcataatcttaaatatcttaattactatctaattaaagaaaacgaatatatacctcttgatcagaaagttcttcctcttaatcttcctaaattagcctcgattgaattcacaaatcattgttttatagagttaaagagagaaaaaaaaagtttgagagagagtttaagagagaataatgaaataggggagagaagaatggtttaaataggaggagaaagggctccaacagtcaaattgaccgttggagaactgtagcactgctacagtatggtaacgatcgaaatcgactgttaccgagtggtaccgggcgATATCGAGTGGTGCCGGgcgataacggtcgaaattttgaccgttaccgcccgatattaccccgtatcgtccgatacggggttTTTTTAAGCGTACCGcctggtagcgggcggtccgtgtaccggtagtctgtcggaccggtacgtaccgcccgtaccgggtggtacgattCGATATGACAGACCTTGCTAcccacacatgaaggtggaattcccaagatgggaagatggagatccaaccagttggatctctatagCAGAAAAAttctttcgttttcacagaactccaaaaGAATCCAAAGTAGAAATAGCTTCAATCCTACAAGATGaagatgcaatccaatggtatgattaATACGAAACCTATCACGGGGTCCTctcgtgggagcaattcaagagaggacttcttgttcgctttagaCCATCTGAATACAAGAATGTTGATGGGCAGTTCAtccaaattcgtcagacttctacggtGCAAGAATATTAGAGCAAATTTGaacgattatcaaatcaagccaaAGACTGGTCCGAACGATAACTGGTGGGAACATTTATCAAATAACTTAATCCAGATATCCGGTGTGAAGTCAAAGCTCGCCAACCCTGTACTATGATAGCTATGATCTTATTTGCACgtttgcatgaggaaaaaataaGTAGGGAGAATCGTCGAAACAAAAGTGATAATAAATAGATAACAACAAACCACCCGCCCTATCTACTCTCAACCGAAACCCTAATACCCGAAGACTAACACGAGAAAAACTCAAGAaaagatcagcgaagggtttgtgctacattgtgatgaaaagtggagtaagaagcaccaatgtaaacaagggcaacttttgatgattgaaccaattggggagGAACCGAAAGTTGACAATGTgaacttcgatcatgaaggtatggattctaatgaagatgttggacctatcacatatacaatgcatgcattagccaactactctaacccgcaaattaTGAAAGTTAGAGAACTTTGAAACATCAACCTGTTACGATTTTGATTGATACtgatagcactaacaattttatgaatagtaaggttgctgaccGATTAGCCTAACACATTGAAGGTTGtaacaaattcgaagtaaaggtcGCTGATGGatatattttaacttatgatagcaagtgTTCGAAGATAAAACTAATTATACAGGGCCAAGAATTGCTTGTAGATTTATTTttgctacccttggaagacttcgaagtgatgcttggaattgaatgactatcaacaccgggtgatgtttcttggaatttttttaaactaatcatgaagtttttttattaatgaaaagCAGATGATCCTAAAGGGAAGAACTGGAAGTAAGATCACAACTagcactagccatcggatggataGAGTTCTTCGGAAgactgcaatgactactacaccggAAAGCCGACCCATTGCTTATATTATCACGAAATGAAGACCCTACTTAATCAACAGGTTATTATGCATCATAGATATCCTGTGACTAAaatgctaaaagagaagctcctagagtttgatgctactcagccttgaggacaaggctgatttgaaaggGGAGAAATTATTATGATCCCCTTTATTTTCTAAGTTTTTCTAATCCAGTAAAAGTCGAATAATGGCTTATTtaagattaatttattttattaagagtccaagtcctgacgGACTTCATAATaaaactctataaatatggatgtatctgtttcttttcaTAATCTATGAAATAGTATTCCAATCTTTGGCAAACCCTAAGAGGTCGATCGCTTCAAAGTGATCAAcgaggtcgatcctctcgaagtgatcatccattttttttcctcttcttttataATAAAACCCTAGGGGTCCTATCAAAATGCTTGTGTGATTGTTTCTTTTGTTGTTTGTGTAGTTGTTATGTACTATTTTCCTTTGCAAATGATGAATTAAAACATCCAAATAAAAGAATAACTGtgatataatatttcaaaaaatcaatatTCCATAAGCCATGAAACACAAGTAAATTTCACCATCAGACATACAATGCCTATCCAAACAATGAAACTTCTCTGGACTTCTTAGTTGTTCAGTTTTCCTTGTAAAGTCAAAGGTCATAAATACCAAGCAAGTTACTGCACTATATGAGTATAAAATTTTTTAGTGATTTTACCAAGGAAAATAAGAAAGCAGTTTGATTCCTGCCATTAGAATAGCAAAGGTTCAGTTCTTGCCATTAAAATAGCAAAGGTATAAAAACATGACAGCTGGAATTAGAAGGTAATGCTATTGGATACCTGGAAACTGCTAAGTAAGGAATGGATAAAAACATACATACAGAATCAGTTAACTTTCAGCAATGTAAACAATTTCGAATATCCAAGTAGTAACCAGATCCAAAGGTCCTAGCAATACTTGTATATAATCCGGATAGTAAGCTTTGAGATATACCATGGTGTAACTCACCGCAGATTCGATATTGACTTCAACACCATGTCAAGCCTGTTAGTAAATGGAGTTAAGGTCTAAAAGGCACTCAAATTTCTGCTTTTGCTGTCATGCAATGATATGTTACTTCAGTTATAATTAATAAGCATGGCGTACCAAATGAAGATACATCAATTATGATAATTCTTGTAATTCTATATCAGATTTGGCCTATGGTACACTGATACCAGATGGCACATAAGTTATCACCTGGCCCAAAATGTGACACCCAACTGCTCCTTTCTAGAGGCAAAGCTTAAGTGATTTCTGACTAGAACATGAAAGACAGTATCAAAGCCAACCTAGGATTATAGTCATGGGACCAATGTTCAGCAGATAAAGGTTGGTACAATAAGAAAAGCGTGAGGACTTCAACTTGGAGGTACTAATCGATCAATTCAGATGGAAAATATATACAAAACGTAAAGTGTTTGTGCAAAAAACATGAAATATCTCTATTAAAGACCAatgtacagaaaaaaaaaaaaaaaactagcaaCAAATATGGTTTTCATATTTACAAAATAGTGAACCAGATAATAAAAGCGTTGTTTGTGATTGTCGCTCTATGTAATAACCGCCAGCTAGCATTATTTTAATGCAACAGCAGGAGCTCAAGCATATATATGTAACATGAGAATAGCATTTACAAAGAAGAACTCAACATGTATAATATCTGGTGCAAGTACCAAAAAAGGGACACATTGTGGACTTCAAATGAATATCAACAGGAAATGCCCAAAATTGTGGTAGCAATACCAGCACAAGCAAAAGCTCAAATTACATTTGAACAGTCAGATACCTTTTGTTCTCAACATTGTCTAGAATCCAGAAAATTTTGGAACAAAAGCAGATATAATGGacaagaaaatacaaattactataATTTAAATCATCTGTTACCACCATGATCAAAATGGTGGCAAGTATACTTATCCATCTTAAGTAAAACAAGGAATGAAAATGGAAAAGATTTAAGTCATTCAGTGACCAGGTAATCCAAAGAAGATAGATAAACAAACTGATAGCAGAAGTGCCTGAGACGAATATTTTCTTGAAAGAGACAACTCAAATTTTAAAGAGCCTACACATATAATGTTCATAAATGGCAACTTTGCATAGACAAGAGCTAGAAAGATCATAAAATTGCACATCAGAAATGGGTGACAAAGGTTGTCACATTGTCCAGAGAAGGTGACGAAGAGCAACTATAACTTTGTCCTATATAACAAAATACAAAGAAGGAACCTCTGAGATCAACTTTTCTGCAAATCTGTGTAGCAATGCTGCTTGATTTTAACTATTAAATTGATACCATAgccatttttatatttatatggaagaaaaaaaaatataaaagactGTTGATATAGCACTTCCACCTTCGAGAAAAATGTTAACTGGCCTCGGAAAAAAGAGGGCACATCCTTTGCATGTACGATTCACTGATTCCAAGTGAGATGTCCAAACCCATAGAACAAAATAAGTCAGATTACCATAACTTTATTATTCACCTGCAGATAAAGTTGTAACAAGATCATCCTCGTTGACATTTCCTTGAGATAACAACAAAAtcataggaagcttcaatcaggaaaTATAATAAGATACTACAAATCGTTTATCCAAAGTCTGCTTAGAACCTTATGGAGAACCTTGAACTTCTGTACTATAATTTCAACCTGCACATTCCTAATGACCATAGCAATCGTGTAATCTGCACCACCAGGGAATTCAAAATAAACTATTGCAAATAAACAGGGCAATACGCAGAAGTATTGAAGGATCAAATAAATTTGCCCATCAAACACTAATATAGAATCTTGATTTTCCAAGAGAAAATGCAACCAGTCATACCAAATGCCCGTTCTTCATCTACTCCACTATCTTTAGCAATGAAAGCGAAGACGTAACCCTAACAAAGAAATCCACACAAATAAGAGCGCACTAAATTCCTTAACTGCCACAAGGATCACAAAGCACCGACCAGATTAAACCTCGAATCCCTCACTTCATCCGCGAAGAGGGTCGGACGTCCCTCTGGAGTGCACGGATAAGGTGTCGGAGGCGGCAAGGGGCGGTGTGCCTCCGAATACTCCGGCATGGGCAGTGCGATCGGAGTCCTAAGGCTTCGATCGGAGAGGCGGGCGAAGGGAGAGGACGAGAGCGAGGTTAAAGCCGGGGGGTGGGGTGGAAAACAAAAGCGGCAAGAAACTTAGGCGAATGTTCTTGAATTAGTTTTCAAACACATATATATTAGACGGATGAAGCTGCCAATAAAATATATTAACTGAGAATATCACTGAatcaattaaaaaaatcaattgattcattaattgattcaaaaatcaattaaaaatatataacaagaaacaaaagaagaaacATTATACATTAAAAAATCAATTAAATAACAAACCTTAATTTTGATGGAATGAGGTATTCATTAATTGGCCAAATAAAAGTTTGATCTTCTAAATATAACACTTAATTTTCTTCATCGTCTTATTGAGTACGTTTTGCCAATATATAAAACAAGGCATAATTGTCATCCACATGCATTAATTTTCACTCAGCATTTAGGGAAGCTAAAGAATAGATTACATGAAGGCAAATGTATCGGATAACTTTGTCACTGCAGGAAGTAACCCGAAATGAAGAAGAGAAAGCCCAGTAAGAGGCCGCCATATATCAGCAACGCCTTCTGCCCCGAGGTAAGGGAGTTGCCTCCTAGCCCGAACTGCTGGTTCTGCGCGAACCCGGCGATCTCCACGCTCTTGCTCTCGAAGAAGGACTTGGCGGCTCCGCAGGTGGGGCAGCGCCAGTCGTCGGGGAGCTTCTCGAACTGGAACCCCGGCGGGATCGGGTACGACGGATCGCCGGCGGCCTCGTCGTAGCGGTACCCGCAAGAGCGGCACTCGTAGATGCCGGTGTTGAGGACCGCGAAGCGCTCCTCGAGGCGGCGAGGGTCGAGCTTCTTCTCGTCTTCTGGGGGTGACGGCTCAGGGGAGCTGCTGGTGTCGTCTGGTTGGGAGGAGAGGGGCTTGTCCTCCTTCGAGACATCGACGGAGGACACGGCAAAGTGTAGGTGTGGCGAAGGTTTAATGGGGTAGGCGGAAACCTTGGAAGTGAGGCAGGGAAGAGGAAGGCTGGTTTTGGTGGGCTTGGAGGAGTGGAGGCTGTGGAGGTGGTGGAAAGGGAAGGCCAGTCTTGCTGTTGCTGAAgccatttcttcttcttttgtctcTCGTCTCTTCTCTGTCTGAATTTGTTTGATCAAAGGATTGAGGAGAGAATTCTCGAAGGGACAGGGGAATCCATTGCAAGCATATGCTCTATGCTTcagtggaagagagagagagagagagagagagagagagagaggagaaagaggTGGATAAGGTAGTGAGGTGATGAACTCTTACGCACCACCAGTAGATTTCCATGGAAGCGGGACGGGGGGACCGGATCAGCTGCACACCACAAACTCCAGGTAAACCACACCCTCCGCTAACCAAGCGACACGTAGACACCTTTGGGGAAGGCCGAAGTGCCCACTCCCAGGACTGCCTCGTGGTACCTGTTCGGGATCCTGTGCCTCGGTTCACGCCACCAATCTGGAAACGTATTTTCGATTAGCGATCGTGAATCGTGGACCCCAAGGATGTAGACCAATGGAAATGTTCTCTTCTCTGTTCGGTGACTCTAGAGGAACAGGTCAACATGTCGTCTTTTGGGGGGAATACCATCACTGTAAGAGTTCTTTGGTGTTTTACCCAATCTTTCTTTTGCTGATTAAGGTATCTATAAGAGTACTTCGATGTTGGACTAAATCTTCAGTGGAAAATGTAAGCAGGAAACAGAAAATATTGAAAGCTGCTTGTGATGATCATCTAACATATTCTCTCTAAAAATATAATGTTTTCATACAAAGGGTACACATGTTGGATGACAGGAGCATGGCATACTTAGAATTAGTGACATGGATTACAGCTTCGCATACTTCTTGATAGTCTCTGCATAGTCCTCGACGGAATGAGGCGCTTGTCGATAGCATAACAGAGTGACCTTCGATGTCGATAACAATGCTTTGCTTCCCGAGGGAGAAGGGTCAATCTTCCTTATCTGCACCTCCCAAACCTTCTTAACATCAACAACCATGCTAGCAACGCTTAGTGGATCAATTATCATGTCAGCAAATCATCACAAACGATTAGCATGCACTGATGAAAATATTACTGCCAAGAAAACCTTAATTGCTTTACAGTCTGCCTTTAGGTATCTCTTGGCTGAAAACTTTAGATTTGGTCCTTTTTCTAGCATAGTTTGTAGCAGCTTGATGTCACTATGGTAGAGAATCTTATTACCAGGGCTTCGCAAGACACCAGTTGATGCTTCACACACAATGCATGTTTTGTTTTATGTCCTGCAATTCCTTgaacttatttgatctcttaagaaGTTATTTCTTGTCACATAAGAGTTCCTTTTTGTTTGTTGGGCATGGGAGAAAGGAGAGGAGTAAGGTCAGAAAGGACGATCATTGTTACAATTGGCATGAAAAGAATGGTGGATTGAACAATCATTTTCATTTTTGGAAACATGAAGATATGATGCGTCTTTGTTTCTTTTGCTTATAGGAAACATTGTGATGTGCATTGGTCTCATTGCTGCCATTGGGTGATGCCATATGAATTGTTGTGGATATACAATAAGTCAATCAACACCCATCACACAATCAGTCAATCAACACTCACCACACAAGCGCCACATAAGGCCCATGGAAGGAAAAAGCCTAGACGGCCTGCCACCCACTTGTCCGAATGGACAGGAGTCCAAGGGACAACTCGAAATGGTTACAAACCACCTCTCAAATGGAATATTCTTCATGGGTCCATGAGTAGCTCGGGCAGTTACAAATTGCCTCTCCTATAAAATATTCATGGGAATATTTTATCTCTCCAATGTCAAGTATAAAAACACACCCTCAACTCCAAGTAGAGGGGCGTTgaaatcaagaacatagatccacAAAAAATGACCTCAGAACTAACTTGAGTGTCGGAGGGACTAGCTCGAGAAGCCTCTCCTAACTTCGATCTTTGTGCAAGATTGAACAATCCTACACATAAGAATTAGGGCCACGATGGGTTGACAAATACGTCAACGATATTTTTCCCAAATATTTTGGCATTAGAGGAAGGGCCCGATATCATAGGAGAGTCTGTGAGTCGACCCTGTCAATGAACGCTCGGGTGAGGAGGCTCCACCCCCAACTCACAGCACTTTTGTTCAAACAGGGCAGCAACCACTCCTTCGCTACGTGGATGCATCCACGTTGGGGTCCCCCACCCGACGAGTTGCCAACATCCTATGGGCATTTGAGGCCCACCGAACCACCGGTCAAGGGAGCGCCTTGCTCCCTGACGATGGAATTCAGTAGACCGCCCCACCACTGGCCTACTCCACTCGAAACCGAGACCCACTCAACCGATTTAATAGACAACTCTTTGAGGATCCAACAATAGCAAATGGACTAGCGTTTGGAAGAGATACGTTGGTCACCATTTATCCAGGAGTGAGGGGCAAGTCTACCCCACCTCGTGTCGTTCACCATTTATCTAGGACATCTAGGAGGAGCCGATCCCAACAAACTTTCACCTCCCATTTGACGATGTTACTGGCCTAGTGGAGCACGTCGTTGCCTCCTGGGCACAAATGTCACTATATGACACTTCGAATGCCCTAATGAGCTGTAACTTCTCGACCACCTTAAGAGACCTGGCAAGAAAGTGGTACGCTCGTCTAAAATTGCTCTCCATTAGCTGCTTTGCTCAACTTACAAAAGAGTTCGAGCTCCACTTCCTCGGGAATGTGTGCTCGAGGCCATCGACAACGATGCTTCTCGAGCTCAGACAAGGCAAGGAGGAGACACTCTCGGACTTTTCGTCACCCAATTCACCAACAAGATTCGAGGTGTGGATAATACTCACCCATTGCTCATGATCCAGTCCTTTATAATGGGACTGAGGCCTTCTCACCTCTTTTGGTCATTGGTGGAGAGGACAACGGTGACAATCCCCAAGGTACTTCAAAGGGCTAATCAATATATTCTCATCGATGCAATGGTCTCGGGTAAGCGTGGAGAGCCTCACAAGAGACCTAGGCAGAAGCGACCATAATCTGCCCTCGTCTTGAGGTCACCACAACGGAGAAGTGAACAACCCGACCTGCCTCGCCCGAGGTCCAAACTGACCCTTGTGAGCTTGACCAGAACtgaattttttttacatttaaaAGAACAGGGCCTACTGAAAAACCCTCGACCGATGAGGACTCTACTGGAGAAAAGAGACAGATCCAAATACTATCGTATCTACTTGCATTATGGCCATGGCACGAAGGACTATCATGATTTAAAAGAACAAATTGAATATCTCATTTGTCAAGGGCACCTTGGGTGGTTCGTCCGAAGACATCAGGAGCCATCACCTTGGTCTCATAGGCCAATTGAAAGACAGATCGATGTCACCATCGGTGAACCAACCTCGGGAGGAGATAGCACCTCGAGTTGCAAAGCTTATGCCTGAGCCACAATTGGGAAGCACCCCAGGACTAGGACAACCAAGAAATAACTTTTAGAGAGGGAAAGAAAAAGTGCCTCGACTCGAACCACGACGATGCCTTAGTGGTCTCCATGAGAATGGTCAATGCTTGGGTAAAAAGGTTCGTGATTGATACAAGTAGCTCTGTTGACATCCTCTACTTCGACACCTTTCAAAACTTAGGTTCTCGACTAATAACCTCACCTCTATGGCTTCTTCATTGACGGGATTCACGAGTGACTCAATCTCCCCTCCCGAGACCATGAGCCTACATATCACGTTTAGAGACGAACTATGCTCCAAAACAATTATGACCAAGTTCATGGTCGTCAACATCCCCTTAACATACAACGCCATCATAGGCCGACCTACGTTGAACAGGATACCGGTAGTGGTGTCGACCTATCACATGATTATGAAGTTCCCGACCAACACCAACATTGGAAAACTGAGGAGCAACCCGAGGGAGTCACATTGGTGCCACCTCACAATGATCTCCTTACCAAAGAAGGTCCGACCTGAGGTACCACCTACAGACCCCCGAGATTTCGCCAAATCTTATCTACACACGAAAACGATGGAGCCGTTGATTAAAACACCCCTGGACAAGGCCTATCCGGATCTGGTCGTCAAGGACGAGGCAAGGTTACCCAACGAGAAGCGAGGACAACTTATCAGCTTCCTTAGAGAGAACATCGAGGTGTTTGCGTGGTCGCCAAGAGATATGTCAAGAATTGATGCGAGTGTGGCCCAACATCGCCTGAACATCTCCTTAGAGGCATGACCAATCAAACAAAAGCCTCACAAGTTTGCTCCCGACTACCAACAAGCAATTAGCAACAAAGTAGACAAGTTGTTAGGAGCGGGGTTTATTATCAAGGTGCAGTACCTGTAGTGGCTCGCCAATGTTGTACTTATCAAGAAGTCAAATAGAAACCGGAGAATGTGTGTTGACTATATTGATCTTAACAAGGCGTGTCCAAAGGATAGCTATCCAC includes:
- the LOC103985846 gene encoding uncharacterized protein LOC103985846, producing MASATARLAFPFHHLHSLHSSKPTKTSLPLPCLTSKVSAYPIKPSPHLHFAVSSVDVSKEDKPLSSQPDDTSSSPEPSPPEDEKKLDPRRLEERFAVLNTGIYECRSCGYRYDEAAGDPSYPIPPGFQFEKLPDDWRCPTCGAAKSFFESKSVEIAGFAQNQQFGLGGNSLTSGQKALLIYGGLLLGFLFFISGYFLQ